The window actctgtagaccaggctggcctctaactcagaagtccacctgcctcttcctcccaagtgctgggatcaaaggcatgggccaccactgcctggcaacagcagcagcaccactTTCTTATCTATTGAtatcaacaaaataatttgaattgGATTCTGAAATCTTTAAAAGCATGATTTCTTTTTgtgtaaatattataatataattaaagcacctttccttcccatttctcCATCCAAATTCTTATATACTCATCCTTGCTCTTTTGAAAGTCATGGCCTGTTTTATCATTAGTTTGCTGTTATCTCCAATCTCACCTATCATGATCATgtgatatacatataatatagagAAGCAAAGCTGCTAAGGAGAAATATTGagtaaatttttgaaaattaaaattaggaCAGTTAATAAAACTGTGGAATCCCAGATAAGCATAAAGTAGGATTTTCATGCTGTTTTCTAAATACCCTCTAATTACTAGTCATGGATCTTTGCTTTTTATGTAGAGTTAGGTTTGCATAAAAAGGTCTCAGCTTTTGAAGTGACAGatcattttcacattttctgaaattaaaaatgttttacagcTTAAAAAGATTCACAGATGTTAAAAAATTGGTTAAAAATACAATGTTGAGaagttaaatatatttgttaaagaGATAAAGTATCTGTAAAAatactgcttcttcttcttctctttttaaagattttcattaGGATACAGAAATTTAATTTTGAGTTTCCAATAGTCTTTGACCTATAACAGAATAATCTtgtaaaaaggtttatttattaaaatgcctTAGTTTCACTGATGGAATGTAAATTAACATACACGGATGTTGATATACGTGCCATTATGTTAATACACATTACAGATAGGTTTGTAATACAATTGATAAGCAATGCAGGTCCTAGTTATGTACTTATGCtcaaatatacatataacaataataatacaataaaaagagTCTATGAACttgagaatgagaaaagaaatgggaggatttagagggaagaagggaatggGGTGAGATTTTTGATTAAATTCTCTTTTGATTAAAATGGATAAAACTAATAAATACATTGAGTTATCATTatccttttatatttaaaatttgttgggaactataatataatcatatcaattatgccttcccttttcttctctcataaaTCTCCAAATACCTGCCTTGCTCTTTCAAAGTTATTGTCtctaattctttatatatatttatatatatatgtatatatatatatatgtacatcatgaacataaatatatgtacataatatacatatgtacatatatattatatatatgtatatgtatacatatatatttctaaaggcatataacatataattctattttttggggggggcttaTCATTTGGAATTGGCTAACCAATTGGTATGCCTTTCCTCatggaagatttttttctccagatCTCAATATTCCTTAGTtgctgtagttctttgtttagttgTGAGGCAATATGAACTTTCTCActtcatgttagcatgtctattagtgttttctttattcagacCATGTTTAGTTAGTCATGTTGGTCAGGCATAAGTATTTGTCTTTATATTCAGAGATCATTATACTTGATCCTTTTTAAGGAAACATCTTTTCAACATGCAGAAATATTGACAGAAAATATGGTAGATGAAAATCCAGAATTGTGATGCCCAGTACCCAGTAGCTATAACTATAGCAGAACTGTCATACCTAATGCTCAAGGTTTTTGCAGAAAAGAAAGATACTTGTAAGAATCAGAGGAAAAGAGAGTTTGCTGTAAGACTGTGTCTCCCAGAAATGCCATTAGCTGCACCCATGAATTCTCATCAAGTAGGTTGCCTAAGCATTGTTTGTATTTAGTAAACAATCAAAAATACTTTTCAGCTAACTTAAAGGATATCTTAATCAAACAAAGAGGATTTGGAATgtttcagaatataaaaatgcacatatatatatatatatatatatatatatatatgtacacacacacacacatatataactatataaaaagCTATAGttatttcattgctgcttcaagGTACACAAATACTATTAAcatatttcttcttaaaaagataaaatctaGTTGAAAAATAGATGGAAGTTcacatacaaagaaaatgtgTGATGGGCCAGGGTAGAGGAATACTGAGGGGTTTCTCATCTGctcagaaaagaagaggaagagggataTAGGAAGAATTGTTGGAGGGGTGATCAGGAGGTGGCAGTGAGCAGattgtaaagtgaattaataaaataataacaatgataataataataatttaaaaacaagaaaatgaatgattATTTTCCATGTAATGTTTGACAACTTCTGAGACCTTTTGCCTATACATAAGCATCAAAAGTGATGGACAAAACCTTTAATACTATTCTCTTAATTTAAGTAAAGTATACATGAAAACTGGTAAAATTCAAGTTAATATTATTttaccttgtttgtttttggttataagtatatgataatataatgacttttacattatatattatatattattatattatataatattatatattatatatattatatattatttgagatgaaaccattttttaaattttaactggaacttaaaactgaaatttggttggtttttttgttgctgttaaggattcaaactcaggttttctgcaTGCTGTGGAGACATTATAGAATTTTGTCATGCTGCAAGTTATAGACTCAATTCTAAACAACTAAAGAGACattgaaaatgtatatttaactTCTACATAATTAAAAGCATAGGTAGTTTAAATATCTcttggaaaatagaaaagaaattttcttGCTCACATCAAAGATTTTCATTGAAAAAGTAGCTTGAAATGATGTATGGTGCAAAGAACAACTGTCAAAATAAGAGAGTCCTCTTCAAAATTCTACTAATATATGAatcccctttcttcatttccttcatataataaaataatatagttaTTTATTTGAGAAAGATGCAATTCTGTGTACTGTATTAATGAATGCCTTTTTCACTTGCTGATTCCTCAAGGTATAGATAAAAGGATTCAAAAGTGGAGCCACTGAGGTATTGAGCACAGAAATTCCCTTGGAAACAGATACTCTCTGCTTGACTGATGGTTTAACATACATGAAGATGCAGCTCCCATATGAGAGTGATATCACAATCATGTGAGAAGAGCATGTAGAGAAAGCCTTCTTCCTCTGGCTGGTTGAAGGGAATTTTAGGATTGTCATAGCAATGTAGATGTAAGATATGATCACCATTACCAATGTGAGTAAGAGTGTCACTAAAGCCGAAACAAATCCCATTGTCTCCAGgagctgtgtgtctgtgcatgaaaGCTGCAGGAGTGGAGTTGTGTCACAGTAGAAATGATCAACAATGTTGGAAGCACAGAAGTCAAGATTCAAGCCTAACAGGAGTGGTGGAAAGATGACAAAAAAGCCAGCAAGCCAACAACTGAGGACCAGCTGACCACAGACTTTATTGTTCATGATGGTCATATAGTGCAGGGGCTTGCAGATGGCTACATATCTGTCATAGGACATGGCTGCCAGCAAATAAAATTCTGATGCTCcaaatagaaaagcaaaaaacaCTTGAGTCAAACAATTACCATAAGAAATGGTTTTGTCCCCCGTTGCCATAGTAACAAGCAATTTGGGTATGCATGTAGTAGTGTAGGAAAACTCTAAGAAGGAAAAATTCCGCAGGAAAAAATACATGGGTGTCTTCAGGTGAGTATCCACCAGTGTGAGTGTGATGATGGTCAGATTGCCAGTGATGCTGAGCAGATAAgtaagaagcaggaagatgaatAGCACAACTTTCCACTGCGGGTCATCAGTCAAACCTGCTAGGATGAAAAATGTCACCTCTGTATGGTTCTTCATTGTGACCCTCTGAGTGTTAGCTGGTTTAAATAAAGTGTGGGGAAGGAAGTGATGACtacagaatatatataaatatatatatatatatataatacttcaTATACAATAATGATATGTAATGCTGAAGTACCATCAACATTTAAAAAACCAGTTTTCAGACAGAGAGGACTATACTGGGAAAATAGTTGTTTATAGCTTTGTGGTATCtaggtaaaaaataaaagatattagtTTATAATCTTAATTATGAATAATTCATATAATAGTATTATTTGTTTATCTCTTATTCACATAGGGAAattaaagaacccaagaaatactttttcttccttgcttAAACCTTAAAATTGGGGtgttattttatgttcttaattttgattgaataaaatattaaaaatttatatacaaATCCAAAGTCATTTGAAACACATTAGTATTTTCagctctcccctctcttccttcctaaccccctacacataaacacatgcacacacacacacacacacacacacacacacaccatcctcaGATCTCAGTATGAAATACTGTCATTAATTACTATAACTAATTATGTTGAAGGATATCAATCATATCAATAGTTTTATGACTAGTCTTATATCAGAAGTTGAAATGAAGCCTAGGAAGTGCTTTCTTTGcacttttaatatatttcatcTGCATTAATTTCTACTGTCACCCTATACTCCAGGTACCCTCTATTCCAATACCAAGTCAGTGGAAATAGTCTGGTAAATCCACAGTTAATAATAAACTATTGTGGTTGTCTTCTGTGGTGGCAGTATTGAGCATACAACAAGAGTTATAAATTAGTATTGGAGTagaaaaaacaccaaaaatgCAAACATAGAAATATGGGtgttgttttttgtgtgtgtggattttAGAGGCAGGGGATATCAAGACAAAGCTATATGGAAATGTATTGAGTTAAAGAATTTTAGAGATGAATCATGAGCTTGGGGGAGAATGTCAGTGTTTGTGAATCTGAATTATTAAGTAAGAGAACAAGTATGGAAATTTTTCCACCATTTACTAGTTcttataaaattttcttctttgactaaATGTTTAAAACACCAATGATTTTGATATCTGCGTAGTCTGAAAAGCAGTAACTGAATTTCAAAAGCACAATGTTTCATTGCATAGCATAACATAAGTTTTAGGAAACATGTAAAATCTCTGGCTACCCTTCAGGTAAGAGGATGATTAGGAACCAAGGGCATAGATCAGTATTGCAGTCCTCCTGTAGCCTGTACAAGGTCCCAAGTTTGATGCTTCTCAGGAAAAGCATGTACACATACCTCCAGAGAGCTTATAAACAAGTAGATAATTATGTAGTATATCTTGACAGTggtattaagaaataaaattgtgaCTTGGGCCAGGGACAAAGGTTATTTCCTtcttcagccatcatcagaaaaacTTCCTCCTGCAACAGATGGGAACAAACCCAGAGACTCAGAGCCAGACATTAtggactttggaacactcagccctaaatgagatgtctgCATCACAGTGCTCttggcagagctcagggaacctcaaGAAAGTGGCAATGGAAAGCGTGTGAGAGCCGAGGAAGTAGAGGAACCCCAGGAGAACAAGATTCTTTAAATCCTTGAGTACAGTTAACTCACAAAGACTCAAGTAGCAAGCTCAGGCCCTGCACCTGgtcattttcatatatacataaaatgactTCAACTGTAGtgtttttatagaattcctgagaGATAATGGGATCTCTGTTTCTTGTACCTTCTCttggtctcttttccttctgtttgttttgttcaatcccaatgttactatttcttttttctttttgtgtttaattttataataaaaataaaagctactcCTTCCTTGAAAGAAATATAATCACTTGGTTTATTCACAGGAAGCATGCTGACGGTGAGAATTAAAAGTAATGATAGTTCCACAGACAATTGTTTCCTAGAGAATCTTACTATCAAACACATAAACAAGTTAAGTTTTAATGATTGTCATGACAATATCTGACAGTACTTTCTTTCTTAAGACTGTCAAGATGATCATTTACCCTCTGTgggaatgttctttagcatagaggaagatttaggggtggctcctctgctgaaaggcaaggaggAGACACTttctgataatctccctgcagctgagggcaTAACcgctccatgaacccaagatgtttttgGAAGAAATTCAAGGCTCTTGAGAGCTGTGCGTGCAAGGGTTAAGGAAGCAACCTTgtgcacctgggcatggggaaaatatttactgtaagataatgaGGAATTGAGCATGCTCCTGCCGTGAGAAAATACCAAGAACTGTGCTACATGATTGTGGCTAGATTCTACTTTTAGCCTTACTGtgctttactataaaagatttctttcaTTAAAGGCTTtttgccattgccagcagagcggtcgtcctctcgttctcattcagttgccctctctacttcagcctcactcttGTAGGCTGGCCCCGACAACCATTTCTAAAAGATGCATTAATactaacaaataaaacattttaacactgatataaatattaaaataggtATTCAATGGCAAATtaaactacttttttaaaatatcaagagatgttttaaggaaaagaaattgagacATTATCATAGGTGTAAGATTAAGAAAAGATACTCGCAGAAGAGGAAGTACCCTGTACAGAAGAAATGTGAGAGACTCAGTCATGTCCCTTGGAACAAGGAGCAGCAGTGATGCATCCACAGTAACGAGGGAAAGGGAATGTTATTTTTGCAGGACAATTCTTTTACATTCAGATGATTGTGAGGATATCTCTTACACAGTTCCCAGATTTACAGTCTCATGACACCAACAACAGCTAAATCACAAAAGTTAGAAATTAAACACTTAAAATCATACTTTTGTTGAACTTCAAGAGTTGCATTCATAAACTCTTCCTGGACATACTatgtcaaaataaattttatgctaGAAATTGAATCTATGAATGAAACTTGATCTAATTATATTAGCAATCATGAGTATCAGGTTAATATAAGAaagactttcatttttaaattattgttattatatggtctgctttcatcttcttttcctcttgaGTAAAATTCTAATTGTTGAATAAAAATATCatcatgctttaaaaaatacaatttacaatAGACAGAGCAAGAactgttatattttaatttagctAACATTAATTCTTTTGATCTGTTTAAACTCAAAATAATTTCATCAAAAATCtctaaaatacagatatttacttGAAACATAAGAAGattaccttaaagaaatacatgcacAATCATACTTGAACAAGGTGATCTGATTCTTATTTAACTGTCC is drawn from Mastomys coucha isolate ucsf_1 unplaced genomic scaffold, UCSF_Mcou_1 pScaffold4, whole genome shotgun sequence and contains these coding sequences:
- the LOC116075801 gene encoding olfactory receptor 6C74-like isoform X2; the protein is MLPVNKPSEMKNHTEVTFFILAGLTDDPQWKVVLFIFLLLTYLLSITGNLTIITLTLVDTHLKTPMYFFLRNFSFLEFSYTTTCIPKLLVTMATGDKTISYGNCLTQVFFAFLFGASEFYLLAAMSYDRYVAICKPLHYMTIMNNKVCGQLVLSCWLAGFFVIFPPLLLGLNLDFCASNIVDHFYCDTTPLLQLSCTDTQLLETMGFVSALVTLLLTLVMVIISYIYIAMTILKFPSTSQRKKAFSTCSSHMIVISLSYGSCIFMYVKPSVKQRVSVSKGISVLNTSVAPLLNPFIYTLRNQQVKKAFINTVHRIASFSNK
- the LOC116075801 gene encoding olfactory receptor 6C74-like isoform X1, which translates into the protein MKNHTEVTFFILAGLTDDPQWKVVLFIFLLLTYLLSITGNLTIITLTLVDTHLKTPMYFFLRNFSFLEFSYTTTCIPKLLVTMATGDKTISYGNCLTQVFFAFLFGASEFYLLAAMSYDRYVAICKPLHYMTIMNNKVCGQLVLSCWLAGFFVIFPPLLLGLNLDFCASNIVDHFYCDTTPLLQLSCTDTQLLETMGFVSALVTLLLTLVMVIISYIYIAMTILKFPSTSQRKKAFSTCSSHMIVISLSYGSCIFMYVKPSVKQRVSVSKGISVLNTSVAPLLNPFIYTLRNQQVKKAFINTVHRIASFSNK